A window of Stutzerimonas stutzeri genomic DNA:
CGTGCCCAGCAGCCCGTAAAGCATGCTGACCCCGATCAGAAATAGCGAGGAGCCAAGCAGGTTCAACACCACATAGTGCATGCCCGCACGCACTCGCTTTTGGCCATGGCCATGCAACAACAAGGCATACGAGGAGATCAGCAGAATCTCGAAGAAGACGAACAGATTGAACAGGTCGCCTGTGAGGAATGCGCCGTTTATACCGAGCAGCTGAAACTGATAGAGCGCGTGGAAGTTGGGCCCACGCTCATCGTCACCACGACTGGCATACAGCACAGCGAAGCCTGCCAGAACGGCCGTCACGAGCAACATGAGCGCGCTGAGACGGTCGAGCATGAGGATGATGCCGAATGGCGGCTGCCAGCTTCCCAACGCATAACTGCGCAGTTGGCCATCATCGGAAAGAAGCACTAGCCAAAGTGCAATCGGGACCAGCGCCCAGGTCGCTGCCAGTGAAAGCATTCGCTTGGCCGGTTTGCCCATCCGGTGAGAGAGCAGCAATAGCGCGCCCACGATCAAGGGCACCAACAACGGAAGGATTAACGCATGGTTCATTTGCCCGGCTCCTGCCCATCGACATGGTCGGTGCGCAGCTCACCAATGCTGCGCAGCGCCAGGACCACGACGAACGCCGTCATGGCAAAGCCGATGACGATTGCGGTAAGAACCAGCGCCTGAGGCAGCGGATCGCCGTGTTCGGCGCTCTTGCCTATGACGCTCGGAACGCCGGTCGCCAGGCGTCCCATGGAAAAGATGAACAGATTGACCGCGTAGGAAATCAGCGTCAGCCCCATCACCACCGGAAAGATCCGAGCGCGCAACAGCAGATAGACGCCGCTTGCGGTCATGATTCCAAGCGTAATCGCGAACACAGCCTCCATCACAGCACCTCCATGTTGGAATCGTCCTGCCTGACTTGGCCGATATTGGAAAGGATCAACAATGTCGCTCCAACAACCACCAGATAAACCCCTAGATCGAACAGCATTGCAGTGGCCAGCTCGAACTCGCCAATGAGCGGCAGATGGAAATGATCGAATGCCGATGTCAGGAACGATTGACCGAACAGCAAACTACCCAGCCCGGTTGCGCCAGCAATGAGCAGCCCCGCCCCGCACATCGCGTGGTAGCTGAGCGGCTGCCGCGCCTGTGCCCAGGCCACACCATGAGCGATGTACTGCAGAATCAACGCGACGGCCGTGATAAGGCCGGCGATGAAACCGCCACCTGGCAAGTTATGGCCACGCAGGAAGATGAACGCCGAGATCAGCAAAGCCATAGGAAGCAACGCACGCGCCAGCGCATCGAGCACCATTGGATGCTTGTCCAGCGACCATAGCCGCCCGCCCGCATCTCGAATCGGATGCGGCAAGCGCAGGCCATAGAGCAGGCTGTAAATCCCAACACCTGCTACCGCCAGAACCGCGATCTCACCCAACGTATCGAAGCCGCGGAAGTCCACAAGGATGACGTTCACGACGTTGGTGCCGCCGCCGCCGGAGACACTGTTTTCGAGAAAGAACGAAGCAATGCTGTCGTACTCGCGCGTCAGCACGGTATAGGCCAGCAAAGCCACCATCGTGCCGCAACCGCCAGCAAGTATGAAGTCACGGAAAGCACGCAAGCTGCTCGACTCCGCCGGTGTGCGGTCAGGCATGAAGAACAGCGCGAGAATCAGCAGGATGATGGTTACGACCTCTACCGACAGCTGCGTCAGCGCGAGATCCGGTGCCGAATAACGGGCAAATGCCAGCGCGACCATCAACCCGACGACGCTTAGCACGATCAGTGCAACCAGTCGCTGGCGATGGAACAGCACGGTCAGCAGCGAGGTGAGCCCGAGAATTACCATGCCCATCACAGTGATACCGTCCAGCGGCGTGAGCGCCACCGGCCCGTGCAGGGTTTCCAGAGGCGTCAAGGCATACACCACCAGCACCAGCGTACTGATAAGCATCAGCGCGATATAACGCTGCAGCGAGCCGTTCTCCAACAGGCCGGTGATGTAACGAGCACCAAGCGTCAGCCCTCCCATCACTCGCTCGAATACTTCCAGCGAATCGACTGAAGGTAATCCTTCGTACCAGCGGAACGCCCACTTGCGCAGCGAGTAAATGAGGATGCCGCCAATCAACGCGACGAAGCTCATCGCTAGTGGCAGATTGAAACCGTGCCAGATCGACAGGCTGTATTCGGGCACGTTGCCATTCAGCGTACCCGACACGGCAGCGGCCAGTAGCGGCCCCACCGTGAACGCCGGCAGCATGCCTACCAGCAGACAAAGCAGCACAAGGATTTCCACCGGAATCTTCATGTAGCGTGCCGGCTCGTGCGGTGGGTATTTCGGCAGATCGACCGGCTCGCCATTGAAGAACACGTCATGCACGAAGCGCAGCGAATAGGCTACGGAAAACGCACCGGCAAGGGTTGCGGCCGCCGGAATGGTCCAGTAGAAGCTTCCGAGCAGATGCTGATCGAGTGTCTCGGCGAAAAACATCTCCTTGCTCAGGAAGCCATTGAGCAGCGGCACCCCGGCCATGGCCAGCGATGCCACCATGGCGAGCGCCGCGGTGTGAGGCATGTACTTCCACATGCCATTGATACGCCGCATGTCGCGGGTTCCAGTTTCGTGATCAATGATCCCCGCCGCCATGAACAACGAGGCCTTGAACGTCGCGTGATTGATGATGTGAAATATCGCCGCAACGGCCGCCAGACGAGAATCCAAACCAAACAGTAGCGTGATAAGTCCCAAATGGCTGATTGTGGAATAGGCCAGCAGTCCTTTGAGGTCGTGCTGAAACAGAGCCATCACGGCACCCAGCAGCAACGTTGCCAGACCGGTAACGCTGACCAGATAGAACCACCACTCCGATTCAGCCAGTGCTGGATAAAGCCGAGCGAGAAGGAATACACCAGCCTTGACCATGGTCGCCGAATGCAGGAAGGCGGAAACCGGCGTCGGCGCGGCCATGGCCTGCGGCAACCAGAAATGGAATGGAAACTGAGCCGACTTGGTGAATACGCCAAGCAGTACGAGAATCAGCGCCACAGGGTACAGAGCATTGGCGCGGATCAGATCACCCGACGCCAGCACCGTGGTCAGTTCAAGGCTGCCGACGATATACCCGATCAGCAGAATCCCTGCGAGCAATGCCAGCCCGCCGCCGCCCGTCACCGCCAGAGCCATGCGCGCACCCTGACGGGCATCCGCTCGGTAGTTCCAATAGCCAATCAGCAGGAACGAAGACAGGCTCGTCAGTTCCCAGAACATCAGCATCAGCAGCAGGTTCTCGGACAGCACCACTCCGAGCATCGAACCCATGAACAGCAGGAAGAACCCGTAGAAGCGCCCCATAGGGTCCTTCTTCGACAGGTAGTAGCGCGCGTAAAGAATTACCAGCAAACCAATACCGAGGATCAGCAAGGCAAACAGGAAGCCCAAGCCATCCAGGCGCAGGCTTAAGTTCAGGCCAAGCTGCGGCAGCCAGTCGTAATGAATGATCTCGGTATGACCGGCAAACACTTCAGCCCGTTTGCTCAGCAGAAGAATCAACGCCGCCAGCGGAGCCAGACCAGCACCGAAGGCGCAAGCAGAGCGACCAAAGCGCTCGAGAAACAGAGGCAAAAAGATGCCCAAAAATGGCAAAGCGATAATCAGCGCAAGCGCCATGAACGAGACCCCTTAAGCCGCCGGTATGGAGGCATTCCTTTCCCTGCAGGCACAGCAACTGCCTGAAACAGCACATAAATGTGCGCCCGATTATCCATACGGATGATGCCGACGTCATGGATTCATGTATTTCGAAAAACAAAAAGGCGCTGCCTCCGTCCCGTTTCTGGAACGTTAGGCAGCGCCTGACTTCAATTCTCGGCCGTAGCCGAAGCGGTCACGGCGCCACGCGGCTGGTACCACTGACGGTCATGATGCGAACCCGCTGACCGACGCGGAAGACCTGGTTGGGTTCAACCGCCTGTACGTAGGCGCGCATGCTGCCATCATCTTCACGCACGGTAATTTCTACGCCCTGTGTACGGGTAATTCCCTCCTCCGCAGCGGCGCCCAGCATTCCGCCAGCAACCGCACCGATGACTGCTGCGACTGCGCTGCCGCGACCGCCGCCAACGCCACTGCCGGCAACCCCACCGACGACGGCACCCGCGCCGGATCCGATTGGCGTTTTGGTTCCTTCGATCTTGACCGGGCGCAGCGACTCAATAGTGCCGTAGCGCACGGTCTGAACGGCGCGCGCCTCGTCTCGAGAATAGGTGTCTCCGGTAAGGCTGGAGGCGCAGCCGCCCATGGTTAACGCCAAGGCAGTGAAAGAAGCGACAAAAATGGAATTACGCATTGTGATTCTCCTGCAGACAGCTGATTCGTTCCGGGGTGGCGTTGGGCGGCAGCGACGAAAAAGCGCTTGGCAACTTCAGCGTCCTGCCCCAGCATTTGCCATCTTCGAAGCATACACATGCGAGTCGAACCTGGCGTGCCGGGTTCCTTTCCAAAGAGACAACCCATGGATTACTTCATCATAGCCATCACCACCGTGGCCGGCCTGGCTTTTCACGGTTGGCTGATCATTCGCTTCCGCCGATGGGCCGACCGAGACCTTGCTTTATCCATTGCAGGTAGCGACCCGGAAAAACGCAGCTGGATGCTTCAACAGCTCGCCGAAGCCAAAGCCCACAAAATCAAACGAGGGGATTTGCAGAACTGGCTTGAACAGCAGGCTCAACGCTACCCGGCCGCTTGACCCCAGCAACACGGCCAAGCTCCAGCGCTTATCAGCATAAGCTCACCATGGGACCGCGAGGCGAAGGGATCATCCGGACCAGCAGCTCGCCGATGGTTACAGCAGATTACGATCTGCCATTGCAAATGGCAGATCACGCTACGAGACCATCGGCAGGAGCTACCGCACCGATCCTCTTAGCGATTTCGCTTGAAAAATCACTGCCCTTGAAACGCGCTTCGCATACGCCGGCGCGAGCAGGCTTCAGGGCGCCAAACGCTCGCGCTGCCAGCTATTGGCAATCAGGCGATAGTCCAGCCGATCATGCAGGCGGCTCGCACGGCCCTGCCAAAATTCCATACGCTCTGGCAGGAGGCGATAGCCGCCCCAGTGCGGCGGACAGTGTGGCGCCTTGTCGAGAAAGCGCTGCTCAGTTTCCGCCAGCAGACGTTCCAGTTCAGCGCGATCACGAATCGCCTGGCTCTGCGGCGATGCCCAGGCGCCAAGCCGACTACCCAATGGCCGAACCTGGAAGTAGGCGTCCGACTCTTCCTCCGTGACCTTCTCGACGCGCCCTTCGATGCGGACCTGGCGCTCCAGTGTCGGCCAGAAGAACGTCATCGCAGCATAAGGCGCAGCATTCAGCTGCTCACCCTTGGCACTGTCATAGTTCGTGAAAAAGGTGAAGCCGCGGTCATCAAGAGCTTTGAGCAGAAGGATCCGGCAATGTGGACGACCGTCTGCATCGACCGTTGCCAGCGACATTGCATTGGGTTCCACAGGCGCCTGCTCTGTCTCCATCGCCTCGCTGAACCACTGACGGAACAGGCCGAACGGTTCGGCTGGCGCATTGGCTTCGCTGAGGCCGTCACGGGTGTAATCGCGGCGCATATCGGCCAGGGTCTGGATCATCGCGTGGCTCCTCGTATGAATAAGCAGGCTTCAGCGTACCAGGCGGCTCGCAACCGGGCGACGAGCAGCGCGCTGGAACGGCCTGCGGATGCGAAGAGTATCTGCGCTCACGCACGAAGCGCTTGATTCAACGCAACCTGCCCAACGAAAACAGGCCCGCATGCGGGCCTGTAGATGTCAGCTCTCAGCTGGCTTATTTTGCGACTTCGGCCTGGGCAACCTGCGTCGCTGGCTGGGCCGGCTGCTCGTATTGAGCAATCAGCGCCAGCATTGTCGTTTGCGGGGCCAGGACCATCTCGACACGACGATTCAGCGCGCGACCTTCCTTGCTGTCGTTTGCGGCACGCGGCATGTCCGAACCCAAACCACGAATACGCAGGCGGTCATGCTTGAGACCACTCAGGCGGAAGATGGCCGCTACTGCGCCGGCGCGATCGCGACTGATGGTGCGATTGATATCGTCGGCGCCGGAACTGTCGGCATGGCCGAGCACCACTACGGCAGTCTTGTCGTCCTTCTCTACCAGTTTCGCCACGCGAGTGATCGGCCCGAGCGTGACCGGCAGCAACATGCCAGGACGGTCTGGGTTGAACGAAGAATCCACCGGCGCCGTTACCACCAGCACGCTATCGCGCCGCTCCACCTCGAAACGAGTGCCAATCAGGGCATCACGCAGCTTCGGCTCGTACTCGTCGAGCCAGGCATAATCCACCTTGGCGGCAACCGGAGCCGCAGCTTCGCTGGGCTTCTCGCTCTTCGAGCTACAGCCAGCCACGACGATCATGCAGAAAATTAGGGAGGCGCTTTTCAGCAGATTCATGAGCAAGGTTCCGTCAACCACAAGCGTTCTTGGAAGGAGCGACCTGTCGAGGCGAAGCCACTAGTGAGGTCGAGTTGAAATTGTGGACGCAAGTCCTTCTTTTGAAAAGCCTGTCTGACCAGAAGTGACGAGTGGTTCATCGCACACACTCGGCAACGCAACGTGCCAAGGCTTGGGCACGCGGGTCCATCAGTACATAGGGCCCGAGCGTGTTGGTCACGAAACCGAACGCCAGCTGCCGATCCGGGTCGGCAAAGCCTATGCTGCCCCCCGCCCCAGGATGGCCGAACACCTGCGCGCCCATGCCGAATGTTGCATTGGCCA
This region includes:
- a CDS encoding Na+/H+ antiporter subunit C is translated as MEAVFAITLGIMTASGVYLLLRARIFPVVMGLTLISYAVNLFIFSMGRLATGVPSVIGKSAEHGDPLPQALVLTAIVIGFAMTAFVVVLALRSIGELRTDHVDGQEPGK
- a CDS encoding monovalent cation/H+ antiporter subunit A, with product MALALIIALPFLGIFLPLFLERFGRSACAFGAGLAPLAALILLLSKRAEVFAGHTEIIHYDWLPQLGLNLSLRLDGLGFLFALLILGIGLLVILYARYYLSKKDPMGRFYGFFLLFMGSMLGVVLSENLLLMLMFWELTSLSSFLLIGYWNYRADARQGARMALAVTGGGGLALLAGILLIGYIVGSLELTTVLASGDLIRANALYPVALILVLLGVFTKSAQFPFHFWLPQAMAAPTPVSAFLHSATMVKAGVFLLARLYPALAESEWWFYLVSVTGLATLLLGAVMALFQHDLKGLLAYSTISHLGLITLLFGLDSRLAAVAAIFHIINHATFKASLFMAAGIIDHETGTRDMRRINGMWKYMPHTAALAMVASLAMAGVPLLNGFLSKEMFFAETLDQHLLGSFYWTIPAAATLAGAFSVAYSLRFVHDVFFNGEPVDLPKYPPHEPARYMKIPVEILVLLCLLVGMLPAFTVGPLLAAAVSGTLNGNVPEYSLSIWHGFNLPLAMSFVALIGGILIYSLRKWAFRWYEGLPSVDSLEVFERVMGGLTLGARYITGLLENGSLQRYIALMLISTLVLVVYALTPLETLHGPVALTPLDGITVMGMVILGLTSLLTVLFHRQRLVALIVLSVVGLMVALAFARYSAPDLALTQLSVEVVTIILLILALFFMPDRTPAESSSLRAFRDFILAGGCGTMVALLAYTVLTREYDSIASFFLENSVSGGGGTNVVNVILVDFRGFDTLGEIAVLAVAGVGIYSLLYGLRLPHPIRDAGGRLWSLDKHPMVLDALARALLPMALLISAFIFLRGHNLPGGGFIAGLITAVALILQYIAHGVAWAQARQPLSYHAMCGAGLLIAGATGLGSLLFGQSFLTSAFDHFHLPLIGEFELATAMLFDLGVYLVVVGATLLILSNIGQVRQDDSNMEVL
- a CDS encoding glycine zipper domain-containing protein codes for the protein MRNSIFVASFTALALTMGGCASSLTGDTYSRDEARAVQTVRYGTIESLRPVKIEGTKTPIGSGAGAVVGGVAGSGVGGGRGSAVAAVIGAVAGGMLGAAAEEGITRTQGVEITVREDDGSMRAYVQAVEPNQVFRVGQRVRIMTVSGTSRVAP
- the pdxH gene encoding pyridoxamine 5'-phosphate oxidase produces the protein MIQTLADMRRDYTRDGLSEANAPAEPFGLFRQWFSEAMETEQAPVEPNAMSLATVDADGRPHCRILLLKALDDRGFTFFTNYDSAKGEQLNAAPYAAMTFFWPTLERQVRIEGRVEKVTEEESDAYFQVRPLGSRLGAWASPQSQAIRDRAELERLLAETEQRFLDKAPHCPPHWGGYRLLPERMEFWQGRASRLHDRLDYRLIANSWQRERLAP
- a CDS encoding OmpA family protein; the protein is MNLLKSASLIFCMIVVAGCSSKSEKPSEAAAPVAAKVDYAWLDEYEPKLRDALIGTRFEVERRDSVLVVTAPVDSSFNPDRPGMLLPVTLGPITRVAKLVEKDDKTAVVVLGHADSSGADDINRTISRDRAGAVAAIFRLSGLKHDRLRIRGLGSDMPRAANDSKEGRALNRRVEMVLAPQTTMLALIAQYEQPAQPATQVAQAEVAK